Proteins co-encoded in one Flavobacterium sp. M31R6 genomic window:
- a CDS encoding MFS transporter, whose product MAELAKGSKKLLNAWAFYDWANSVYPLVISSAIFPIFYESLFSDRDHYIAVFGMNLKNSALISFVTAAAFLMVALFSPLLSGIADYVGNKKSFMKFFCYTGALSCIGLNWFSLDNIYVGLFFYFFGLIGFWGSLVFYNSYLPDIAFNEQQDAVSAKGYSLGYIGSVILLIVNLAMVMMPDTFGITGNTKGEAAMKAMKYSFVMVGVWWILFSQYTYYFLPKGNKNTDRKVTKAVVFNGFKELKKVWGLLEANIPLKRYLLSFFVYSMAVQTVMLIATYFGSQEIAWESASQSQTGLIICILLIQIIAVVGAILTSKASAKFGNIPTLIVINCFWVILCSAAYFIVTPNQFYIMAALVGLVMGGIQALSRSTYSKLLPETEDTASFFSFYDVTEKIGIVIGMCVYGAIDQITGSPRLAIVFLAVFFVIGVLLLNRVPKKENK is encoded by the coding sequence ATGGCAGAATTAGCAAAAGGAAGCAAAAAGTTATTGAATGCATGGGCATTTTACGATTGGGCAAATTCAGTATACCCATTGGTAATTTCTTCGGCCATATTTCCAATCTTTTATGAATCTTTATTTTCAGACAGAGATCATTATATAGCCGTTTTTGGAATGAATTTAAAAAATTCGGCGTTAATTAGCTTTGTTACCGCTGCAGCGTTTCTGATGGTTGCCCTTTTTTCACCTTTATTATCTGGAATTGCCGATTATGTTGGGAATAAAAAATCTTTCATGAAATTCTTCTGCTATACTGGAGCTCTTTCTTGTATTGGTCTAAACTGGTTTAGTCTAGATAATATTTATGTCGGACTATTTTTTTACTTTTTCGGATTAATCGGCTTCTGGGGAAGTTTAGTTTTTTATAATTCTTATTTACCAGATATCGCTTTCAACGAACAGCAAGATGCGGTCAGTGCCAAAGGATATTCTCTAGGATACATTGGGAGTGTGATTTTATTAATAGTAAATCTTGCTATGGTAATGATGCCCGATACTTTTGGAATAACCGGAAATACTAAAGGCGAAGCCGCAATGAAAGCAATGAAATATTCCTTTGTAATGGTTGGAGTTTGGTGGATTCTATTCAGTCAATATACCTATTATTTTTTGCCAAAAGGAAATAAAAATACAGACCGAAAAGTGACCAAAGCTGTTGTCTTTAATGGTTTTAAAGAATTGAAAAAAGTTTGGGGATTATTGGAAGCCAACATTCCGCTAAAAAGATATTTACTTAGCTTTTTTGTTTACAGCATGGCCGTTCAAACCGTAATGCTTATTGCTACTTATTTTGGTTCTCAAGAAATTGCTTGGGAGTCAGCAAGTCAAAGTCAAACTGGTTTAATTATATGTATTTTATTGATACAAATTATTGCTGTGGTTGGAGCTATTTTAACATCAAAAGCATCAGCTAAATTTGGAAACATTCCAACCCTTATTGTAATTAATTGTTTTTGGGTTATACTTTGTTCTGCTGCTTATTTTATTGTAACTCCTAATCAATTTTATATCATGGCTGCACTTGTGGGACTTGTAATGGGTGGAATTCAGGCTTTGTCACGTTCTACCTATTCCAAACTTTTGCCAGAAACAGAAGATACTGCTTCTTTTTTCAGCTTTTATGATGTTACCGAAAAAATCGGGATTGTAATTGGGATGTGTGTGTATGGTGCCATTGATCAAATTACCGGAAGCCCAAGACTCGCAATTGTGTTTTTGGCTGTGTTTTTTGTAATTGGCGTTTTACTTTTGAATAGAGTTCCCAAAAAAGAGAACAAATAG